TATTGCCTCAGGCAAGCCACCACCCCCTAATTAAAGTTTAGAAAATCCTTTGcaattagaaattaaaaaaaacctctgaatgttgatcacctgattctcataacatgatgtctattttggtggtcctttactaggtgaaaaaatctcAGCACCCGATACAAATCCTCAAAATGACACAGTGATAGTGATTTaggacaaattactactctaactaAGGAAAGCTTATTCTGTTGTGacagttcctctgtgtacatatgCTGCACACACCGtcatgtttctaaatataactgagataaaataacaGTTTACAGCGTGGATACAGCAGCTGATTGCTTTGTTTTCTGTGTACCAATATGGCGGCTGTTGGGCTAAACTGGCTTCAGCTTTCTCCAACCTTAGCTACACTAACCCACAGTCTCTTTATCTCCCACCTCTTCAGTTGTTGCTGCCTCCTCCTTCCAACTGCTACATCAGTCAACATGAGAGATTTCCAGTGTAAGGACCAGGAAGTCTGTTCAAAATATTGGAAATTTAAGGGGACAGAACTCTCTTCATACTATAATGTACTGGAGCTCTGATCTTACTGGCTGAGGTCATATAACAAAGTCTGTtacacaaacatagtaacatagtagatgatggcaaataaagatctgcacggttcatccagtctacccaacaaggtaaacATTATAATGAAACTGTGACTGACAGTGTCTTGTCTGTTGTTCCAGGCCTTGTTCAAGGATGTCGCTGCTTGtttcttggaagtggactgggacattctgggagaatggcagaaggagctgtacaagaaggtcatcatggaggttcatgacatcctcatctcACTAGGTAAATTATGTCTTTTTTATCATCTACCACACAGGCACATTAATGGAATGGGTGCTGTTATTttatcagagctggaaaaatccCAGGTACCAGGTCCCGTGGGCACCTGAAATTGAGACCTGGCTTCtgttgcaaaagaaaaaaatgtttaccttAAACTGGAGGCTTCATACAAGACCAGCTGCAGTCTGTTTCCCTTTTCTGTACAACAACATTTTGACCCTTTTTCCTGAGAACTACAACTGTGTAAGAGTATAAACCAGGTTTCAgtgggtgtaaatccttgcacccaaaactGGTCGCCGATCCCGGCGCAAAACACTATTCTATCAAAAGCACCTAACTGAGAACTGCTTGTTCACAACAGGAAACAGATGGAACCTCCCCAGGGCTTCTACATACAAATTTAAATGCTATTTTCCTCCTTACttacaggttattcaattgttaatcctgatgtcatattCAAGATTAAGAATGAAGACGAGAAATATTTCACGCAACATTTTGagtgggaggaaaaagaaaacccagatcATCTCATTaagagtaagtaaatgttttggggTTGAAGGTCTCTGAATTTTCAGATCAAAGTCTCCAGGCGTTTAGAGACTTAAAGTCCATTTCCTAATTTAGTATTATTGTATCTTTGATGACTCCTTCTAATGTATTTTCTCTTAACAGACCTTCCAGTTGTAACATCTGTGATCTCACTCggtgttaaacaagaggaagatctccctTTGATGGATCCTCCTAAATCAGAGACGTCTGAACAGACTCACCCTCCTAtaacaagtaagtataaaattccTCCTGGACATCTTAATAAAATCAGCCGGGATTATTTAGGAATTCAGAGCTGGTGGGATAAGAAGCCATTATTCTCTCTGTAAAGCAGATACTACTGTGGTGTGTAATTGAGCAGCATTGCTAttactacataagtaatgccacactcggaaaagaccaagggtccatcgagcccagcatcctgtccacgacag
This genomic interval from Microcaecilia unicolor chromosome 1, aMicUni1.1, whole genome shotgun sequence contains the following:
- the LOC115460022 gene encoding zinc finger protein 19-like, encoding MSALVPDQALFKDVAACFLEVDWDILGEWQKELYKKVIMEVHDILISLGYSIVNPDVIFKIKNEDEKYFTQHFEWEEKENPDHLIKNLPVVTSVISLGVKQEEDLPLMDPPKSETSEQTHPPITSFYNVRPDILIQFDQKGFRTRGSEETGNLTTTGRCEELPEACDEATIKASNEALVTFKDVAASFLEADWDLLGEWQKELYKKVIKEIHDILISRGKYVFSVIYHTST